In one window of Methanosarcina vacuolata Z-761 DNA:
- a CDS encoding bifunctional fructose-bisphosphatase/inositol-phosphate phosphatase — translation MNSTNSGFLKLSREAFKAASDSICDLAGTDAAGSFVCMGADGTPTTRIDLAAEDAIVEVLKEDGRSMRIISEELGELILGDSPEFSVVLDPLDGTYNSAVGIPFYSVSLAVSSHDLSDLRFGYVSNLALREEYYAEAGKGAYLNGKKIKASVNSDLMKLCVSVYGYRQNIERTRKIYSSVRRVRLFGSVALELCYVASGRLDAFVDVRNALRVTDVAAGQLILAEAGGLVTDGYGNSLRLPDNVTSRVEMIASNGHVHEKLLELLFGG, via the coding sequence ATGAATTCAACAAATTCAGGATTTTTGAAATTATCTCGAGAGGCTTTTAAAGCCGCATCAGATTCTATCTGTGATCTTGCAGGTACTGATGCTGCAGGCAGTTTTGTTTGTATGGGAGCCGATGGTACTCCGACTACCAGAATAGACCTTGCAGCAGAGGACGCTATCGTTGAAGTCCTTAAAGAAGACGGCAGGTCCATGAGAATTATCAGTGAAGAGCTTGGCGAACTTATTTTAGGGGATTCACCTGAGTTTTCTGTTGTTCTAGACCCGCTTGATGGGACATATAATTCCGCAGTAGGAATTCCATTTTATAGTGTTTCTCTAGCCGTTTCTTCTCATGACCTTTCAGACCTCAGGTTCGGGTATGTGAGTAACCTTGCATTACGCGAGGAATACTACGCAGAAGCTGGAAAAGGGGCTTACCTTAACGGAAAAAAAATAAAAGCTTCCGTTAACTCGGATCTGATGAAATTGTGCGTCAGTGTTTATGGTTACCGGCAAAATATAGAAAGAACCCGAAAGATATACAGTAGCGTCAGGAGGGTGAGGTTATTCGGGAGTGTAGCTCTCGAGTTGTGTTATGTAGCCTCAGGCCGACTTGATGCTTTTGTTGACGTCCGAAATGCTTTGCGTGTGACTGACGTGGCTGCAGGGCAGTTGATTCTGGCCGAAGCGGGCGGGCTTGTTACAGACGGATACGGAAACTCTTTAAGACTTCCTGATAATGTTACTTCAAGAGTGGAAATGATTGCGTCCAACGGACACGTGCATGAAAAGCTTTTAGAATTACTCTTCGGAGGATAA
- a CDS encoding type II glyceraldehyde-3-phosphate dehydrogenase, whose amino-acid sequence MVKAKIAVNGYGTIGKRVADAVRAQDDMEVVGISKTKPNYEAAVAHQLGYDIYAPAANLGAFEKAGMPAAGTIEEMVEKADLVVDCTPGGIGEGNKPLYEKAGVKAIWQGGEDHSLAGFSFNAICNYEQAVGRDLVRVVSCNTTALCRAIYPIDKELGVKKVRVVLARRATDPNDVKKGPINAIVPDPIKLPSHHGPDVKSVLPQINITSAALKIPTTLMHVHTVNMEVEKDCTVDDVKNIFGSQPRIRFVGLGMSSTAEIIEFARDMKRPRNDMWENCIWPESITVEDKELYFFQAVHQESIVVPENVDAIRAMMELESDGAKSIEKTNKAIGLNKK is encoded by the coding sequence ATGGTTAAAGCAAAAATCGCAGTAAATGGTTATGGAACCATAGGAAAAAGAGTTGCAGATGCCGTTAGGGCTCAGGATGACATGGAAGTTGTCGGAATTTCCAAAACAAAGCCGAACTATGAGGCTGCAGTGGCTCATCAGCTAGGATATGACATATATGCCCCAGCTGCAAATCTCGGAGCTTTTGAGAAAGCCGGGATGCCTGCAGCCGGCACAATTGAAGAAATGGTCGAAAAGGCTGACCTGGTTGTAGACTGTACGCCCGGAGGAATCGGTGAAGGAAACAAGCCTCTGTATGAAAAAGCCGGGGTAAAGGCAATCTGGCAGGGCGGCGAAGATCATTCACTTGCAGGTTTCTCATTTAACGCGATTTGCAATTACGAGCAGGCTGTGGGCCGCGACCTGGTCAGGGTAGTCTCATGCAATACTACAGCTCTTTGCAGGGCCATTTACCCGATAGACAAAGAACTGGGGGTAAAAAAGGTCAGGGTAGTTCTTGCAAGGAGGGCAACCGATCCTAATGATGTAAAGAAAGGGCCAATTAATGCAATCGTACCCGACCCAATCAAGCTTCCGTCCCACCACGGGCCTGATGTAAAAAGTGTGCTTCCACAGATTAATATTACAAGTGCAGCTCTGAAGATCCCAACAACTCTGATGCACGTGCACACCGTGAATATGGAAGTTGAGAAGGACTGCACTGTAGATGATGTTAAAAACATCTTTGGTTCCCAGCCAAGAATCCGTTTCGTGGGACTGGGTATGTCGTCTACAGCAGAAATTATAGAATTTGCCAGGGATATGAAGCGCCCCAGAAATGATATGTGGGAGAACTGCATCTGGCCTGAATCAATAACTGTAGAGGACAAGGAGCTTTATTTCTTCCAGGCTGTCCATCAGGAATCTATTGTAGTTCCGGAAAACGTGGATGCTATAAGGGCCATGATGGAACTTGAAAGCGACGGTGCAAAGTCAATTGAAAAGACAAATAAGGCTATTGGCCTGAATAAAAAGTAA
- a CDS encoding ATP synthase beta subunit C-terminal domain-containing protein — protein sequence MHTKQRRADNIFRFIQAGSEVSGLMGQMPSRLGYQPTLGTELSELEERISTTDAGAIMSIQAVYVPADDFTDPSAVHTFSHLSASIVLSRKRASEGLYPAIDPLQSNSKMATPGIIGERHYRLAQEIRQTLAQYSELKDIISMLGLEQLSPEDRNVVARARRLERFLTQPFFTTEQFTGIKGKSVSLSDALDGCERILRDEFKDYPEGDLYMIGTIDEAIAKKSSREKS from the coding sequence ATCCACACAAAACAACGAAGAGCCGATAATATTTTCAGGTTTATTCAGGCCGGTTCCGAAGTATCCGGCTTGATGGGGCAGATGCCTTCACGCCTTGGATATCAGCCGACATTGGGAACTGAATTATCCGAGTTAGAAGAGCGCATATCTACCACCGATGCCGGAGCCATAATGTCGATTCAGGCTGTGTATGTGCCTGCTGATGATTTCACTGACCCTTCGGCTGTGCATACATTCTCACATCTCTCGGCATCAATTGTCCTTTCTCGCAAGAGAGCAAGCGAGGGGCTTTATCCGGCTATTGACCCTTTGCAGTCAAACTCCAAAATGGCCACACCTGGCATTATTGGTGAAAGGCATTATCGCCTGGCCCAGGAAATCAGGCAGACGCTTGCGCAATACTCAGAACTCAAGGATATTATCTCAATGCTTGGCCTGGAGCAGCTATCGCCTGAGGACCGCAATGTGGTAGCCCGCGCTCGCCGCCTGGAACGTTTCCTGACGCAGCCGTTTTTCACCACTGAACAGTTCACAGGTATTAAAGGCAAATCCGTCAGTCTTTCAGATGCGCTCGACGGCTGCGAACGTATCTTGCGTGATGAATTCAAAGACTACCCTGAAGGCGACCTTTACATGATCGGAACAATTGACGAAGCAATAGCCAAAAAATCAAGCCGGGAAAAATCATGA
- a CDS encoding F0F1 ATP synthase subunit A, translating to MRLSPDELIFWQYGFIKLNATIVYTWGLMLVMVVGSKIITSKLSTGLERSRWQNILEIIVTGILEQIEDVGLDQPRKYLGFLGTVFLLIAVANLCIIIPGYEPPTGSLSTTAALALCVFVAVPLFGIEEQGVGNYLKTYTEPTIIMLPFNIISEISRTLALAIRLFGNIMSGSMIVAILLTITPFIFPDLMIALGLLVGMVQAYIFSILATVYITAATRTSKSRSETGQ from the coding sequence ATGCGACTTAGCCCTGATGAGCTGATTTTCTGGCAGTACGGCTTTATCAAACTCAATGCCACGATTGTATACACCTGGGGACTTATGCTGGTAATGGTAGTTGGTTCAAAAATCATTACCAGCAAACTCTCTACTGGTCTGGAACGTTCCCGCTGGCAAAATATTCTGGAAATTATTGTCACAGGCATCCTGGAACAAATTGAGGACGTTGGCCTGGACCAGCCAAGAAAGTATCTAGGCTTTTTGGGCACGGTCTTCCTGTTAATCGCCGTAGCCAATCTCTGCATCATAATTCCAGGCTATGAACCGCCAACAGGATCTCTCTCTACTACGGCTGCTCTTGCATTATGTGTGTTTGTAGCCGTGCCACTTTTCGGTATCGAAGAACAGGGAGTTGGTAACTACCTTAAGACGTACACAGAGCCGACAATAATCATGCTGCCATTTAATATTATAAGTGAAATCTCCCGCACGTTAGCTCTTGCAATCCGTCTGTTCGGCAATATTATGAGCGGCTCGATGATCGTTGCCATTTTGCTTACCATCACACCGTTCATCTTTCCGGATCTCATGATAGCACTTGGTCTGCTCGTTGGTATGGTGCAGGCCTATATATTCAGTATCCTGGCTACGGTTTACATTACTGCCGCCACGAGGACCAGCAAATCCAGAAGTGAAACTGGACAATAA
- a CDS encoding homocitrate synthase family protein: MPESEQYSRNKLMDFIEYRPLDIEICDVTLRDGEQTPGVVFTKEQKLAMATELDSIGVEVIEAGFPVVSANEKETVKEIANQGFNSRICCLSRAVKGDVDAALECDVDIVSIFIAMSDMHLKYKYHRSLEEMLGCAKETIEYATDHGLKVRFAAEDASRTPIDRLKQAFKEVEKEYKVQYVSLADTIGILNPTTTHYLVSEIFKEVNTSICIHCHDDLGMATANTLAAAEAGAKQLHTTVNAIGERAGNASLEEVMVALRVQYGIDRYDTTKLTNLSKMVSEYSGITPSVNKAVVGQNAFTHESGIHVAAILEEPRTYELFLPEMVGGKRNLVVGKHTGTKALKGIINSIGLCLEREELCALIEKVKVCTEEKHKSISRDQLERLITQVRQEKETTEKGEEKFSI, translated from the coding sequence ATGCCAGAGAGCGAGCAGTATTCTAGAAACAAACTTATGGATTTTATCGAATATCGCCCCCTTGATATCGAAATCTGTGACGTGACCCTGCGCGATGGGGAACAGACTCCAGGAGTTGTGTTCACAAAGGAACAGAAGCTGGCAATGGCCACTGAGCTTGATTCTATTGGTGTAGAGGTTATAGAAGCCGGATTTCCGGTAGTTTCCGCAAACGAAAAGGAAACCGTTAAGGAAATTGCAAATCAGGGCTTTAATTCAAGGATATGCTGTCTCTCAAGAGCAGTAAAAGGGGACGTGGATGCTGCACTTGAATGTGATGTCGATATTGTGAGTATTTTTATTGCAATGTCGGATATGCACCTCAAATACAAGTACCATCGAAGCCTTGAGGAGATGCTTGGCTGTGCCAAGGAAACCATTGAATACGCTACCGATCACGGGTTAAAAGTACGTTTTGCAGCCGAAGACGCTAGCCGGACCCCTATCGACCGCTTAAAACAGGCTTTTAAGGAAGTAGAAAAAGAGTATAAAGTGCAGTACGTAAGCCTTGCAGATACGATTGGTATCCTTAACCCTACAACGACACACTACCTTGTTAGCGAAATTTTCAAGGAAGTTAATACCTCAATCTGTATCCACTGCCATGACGACCTCGGAATGGCTACCGCAAATACCCTTGCAGCCGCCGAAGCTGGTGCAAAACAACTCCATACCACAGTTAATGCAATCGGTGAAAGAGCAGGAAACGCTTCCCTTGAAGAAGTGATGGTCGCCCTCAGGGTACAGTACGGTATTGACCGCTATGACACCACAAAGCTGACCAACCTTTCTAAAATGGTCTCGGAATATTCAGGTATTACACCCTCGGTAAATAAAGCCGTTGTCGGGCAAAATGCCTTTACCCACGAGTCCGGAATCCACGTTGCCGCGATTCTTGAAGAACCGCGCACCTACGAACTCTTCCTCCCGGAAATGGTCGGCGGGAAGCGCAACCTTGTCGTAGGAAAGCACACCGGCACAAAAGCCCTAAAAGGCATTATTAACAGCATAGGCTTATGCCTTGAGCGGGAGGAACTTTGCGCCCTGATCGAGAAAGTCAAGGTCTGCACCGAAGAAAAGCATAAAAGCATCTCACGGGACCAACTTGAAAGGTTGATTACTCAGGTCAGGCAGGAAAAAGAGACAACAGAAAAGGGAGAGGAGAAGTTTTCTATTTGA
- a CDS encoding NAD(+)/NADH kinase: MAIKKIGISARCDRPEVIEKVREILAHFSSKVQIFVATPTAEVLGMEGTPIERMRGEGVELIISVGGDGTVLRNIAKMKDPLPILGINMGTLGFLVDVEPEHALETIEEVLYGFSYSDRMRVDVFLNGEMLETATNEIAIMSAKPAKIIQFEVYVEDCLLDSMRADGVVFATPTGSTAYAMSAGGPIISPRVSAIVVVPVAPFKLSSRPWVIPSDSEITIRLSAPKKEAVIAIDGQKSYRIKPDDVVKLKKSRFPARFVRISDTCFYERVQRKLT, from the coding sequence TTGGCGATAAAGAAAATAGGGATATCTGCTCGCTGCGACAGGCCTGAAGTAATTGAAAAGGTAAGGGAGATTCTTGCCCATTTCAGCTCAAAGGTCCAAATTTTTGTCGCCACTCCTACGGCTGAGGTACTCGGAATGGAAGGTACTCCGATTGAAAGAATGAGGGGAGAAGGAGTGGAACTTATTATTAGCGTAGGAGGGGACGGTACAGTCCTCCGGAATATTGCCAAAATGAAAGACCCTCTTCCTATACTCGGAATCAATATGGGTACTCTTGGTTTTCTTGTAGATGTTGAGCCAGAACATGCTCTTGAAACTATAGAGGAAGTGCTTTACGGTTTTTCCTACAGCGACAGAATGCGAGTCGATGTTTTTCTTAATGGGGAAATGCTTGAGACTGCAACGAATGAGATTGCAATAATGTCTGCAAAGCCTGCGAAGATCATTCAGTTTGAGGTTTATGTCGAAGATTGCCTTCTTGACTCTATGCGTGCGGATGGTGTGGTTTTTGCAACCCCTACAGGCTCTACTGCCTATGCAATGAGCGCAGGCGGCCCTATCATCAGTCCAAGGGTAAGCGCTATTGTGGTTGTCCCTGTAGCTCCTTTTAAACTCTCTTCAAGGCCCTGGGTTATCCCGTCAGACAGCGAAATCACTATAAGGTTGTCGGCTCCAAAAAAAGAGGCGGTTATTGCAATTGACGGGCAGAAGTCCTACAGGATCAAGCCCGATGATGTCGTCAAACTTAAGAAGTCCAGATTTCCTGCACGCTTTGTAAGGATTTCAGATACCTGTTTTTATGAAAGGGTCCAGAGAAAACTTACCTGA
- a CDS encoding AtpZ/AtpI family protein: MSDKLSEKPLEDESPLARQVGTKAERKLRAQRHVDRTIWLGLGMMGLIGWSVAIPTLIGAAIGLWLDKHYPESFSWTLTMLIIGLFIGCLNAWHWVTKERQKMQEEQEDYNE, encoded by the coding sequence ATGTCTGACAAACTATCAGAGAAACCTTTGGAGGATGAATCACCTCTGGCCCGTCAGGTTGGGACAAAAGCTGAACGCAAACTCAGGGCGCAACGTCATGTGGACAGGACTATCTGGCTTGGTTTAGGCATGATGGGACTCATAGGCTGGTCGGTAGCAATTCCAACTTTAATTGGGGCTGCAATCGGGCTCTGGTTAGATAAACACTATCCAGAAAGCTTTTCCTGGACACTCACGATGCTGATCATCGGCCTTTTTATCGGCTGCTTGAATGCATGGCACTGGGTAACCAAAGAGCGCCAGAAAATGCAGGAGGAACAGGAGGATTACAATGAATGA
- a CDS encoding alternate F1F0 ATPase, F1 subunit alpha, which yields MEPKSLKDVFDKVFTEIHQARESVTPTLIPQEVGRILTVSTGIANVSGLPTVGFDELIKFPGDLFGIAFNVDEKEIGTVLLGEYSHLHAGDQVERTGRVMDIAVGEELLGRVIDPLGRPLDNKGPIVSSKRLPIERHSPAIMDRAPVTVPLQTGVKVIDALIPIGRGQRELILGDRQTGKTAIAIDTILNQRNFNVLCVYCAIGQRASAVARAVANLRERGAMDYTIVVVTEGNDPSGLIYIAPYAATSIAEYFMEAGRDVLIVYDDLTNHARAYRELSLLLRRPPGREAYPGDIFYIHSRLLERSTHLLKELGGGSLTALPIIETEAQNISAYIPTNLISITDGQIYLSPSLFELGVLPAVDVGKSVSRVGGKAQLAAYRAVAGDLKLAYSQFEELEAFTRFGARLDENTRKLIDHGRRIRALLKQPQNSPVPVPDQIVILVALNSKLFDNVPLDKMVEAESSLRKAVPDIPADVRDRFKGDKELSDEDRETILDIARKALEPYQPNPESKPKPEAKTEEKTESKTQTKGKPEPGTKTDEKTDLGAETEEKLSKSEAQTKSKSEPEAQDKS from the coding sequence ATGGAACCTAAAAGTCTTAAAGACGTTTTCGACAAAGTTTTTACCGAAATACATCAGGCCAGGGAATCAGTGACCCCTACGCTCATCCCTCAGGAGGTGGGCAGAATTTTGACAGTTTCAACAGGTATCGCAAATGTATCTGGCCTCCCTACTGTGGGTTTTGATGAACTTATAAAGTTTCCAGGGGATTTGTTTGGGATCGCGTTTAATGTTGATGAAAAAGAAATCGGTACCGTTTTACTGGGTGAATACTCACATCTGCATGCTGGAGATCAGGTTGAACGCACTGGACGGGTTATGGATATTGCCGTAGGCGAAGAATTGCTTGGACGAGTTATTGACCCGCTAGGCCGTCCACTTGATAATAAAGGACCAATAGTTTCCAGTAAACGCTTGCCTATTGAACGGCACAGTCCTGCAATTATGGATCGAGCTCCTGTTACCGTGCCTCTCCAGACCGGTGTTAAAGTTATTGATGCGTTAATCCCAATAGGACGCGGTCAGAGAGAATTGATTTTAGGGGACCGCCAGACTGGCAAAACTGCAATTGCAATCGATACTATTCTCAACCAGCGCAATTTTAACGTCCTGTGCGTTTATTGTGCCATTGGCCAGCGTGCATCAGCAGTTGCCAGAGCAGTGGCAAACTTACGGGAAAGGGGCGCAATGGATTACACGATTGTTGTTGTAACTGAAGGCAATGACCCGTCAGGGTTAATCTATATCGCTCCTTACGCTGCGACCAGCATTGCAGAGTATTTTATGGAAGCAGGTCGAGACGTGCTGATTGTTTACGATGACTTAACCAATCACGCACGCGCCTATCGAGAACTTTCTCTTTTACTTCGTCGGCCTCCGGGACGGGAAGCATATCCTGGCGATATCTTTTATATTCATTCACGACTGCTGGAGCGGTCTACGCACCTGCTCAAAGAACTTGGTGGCGGATCACTAACTGCTCTCCCCATTATCGAAACCGAAGCGCAGAATATTTCCGCCTATATTCCAACTAATCTGATTTCAATTACGGATGGGCAGATTTACCTCTCACCTTCGCTTTTTGAATTGGGTGTGCTGCCTGCAGTTGATGTTGGCAAATCCGTTTCCCGAGTCGGCGGTAAAGCACAGCTTGCTGCCTATAGAGCAGTGGCTGGAGACCTCAAGCTTGCCTATTCACAATTTGAAGAACTCGAAGCGTTTACCCGGTTCGGTGCAAGACTAGATGAAAATACACGAAAGCTCATTGATCATGGGAGACGGATCCGTGCCCTTCTGAAGCAGCCTCAGAACTCTCCTGTACCCGTGCCAGATCAGATTGTTATCCTTGTTGCATTGAACTCAAAACTCTTCGATAATGTGCCACTTGACAAAATGGTGGAGGCTGAAAGCTCCCTGCGCAAGGCAGTACCAGATATTCCTGCAGACGTGCGCGATCGGTTCAAAGGCGACAAAGAATTGAGCGACGAGGACCGTGAAACTATCCTTGATATTGCCCGTAAAGCACTGGAACCTTACCAGCCAAACCCTGAATCCAAACCGAAGCCGGAAGCTAAAACTGAAGAGAAAACTGAGTCAAAAACCCAAACTAAGGGTAAACCCGAGCCAGGAACTAAAACCGACGAAAAAACTGATTTAGGGGCCGAAACTGAGGAAAAATTAAGTAAGTCCGAAGCCCAGACTAAAAGCAAGTCCGAGCCGGAGGCTCAGGATAAATCATGA
- a CDS encoding N-ATPase subunit AtpR — protein sequence MNEILNLVLSLIAGFLLGAVFFGGLWWTVRKGLSSRKPAFWFLGSLLIRTSIVIAGLYFVSDSHWERLLTCLFGFFVMRHIIVRLTRLPDEDSNQLTKEASNAT from the coding sequence ATGAATGAAATATTGAATCTTGTCTTGTCTCTGATAGCTGGTTTTCTGCTCGGAGCTGTTTTCTTCGGCGGGCTCTGGTGGACGGTTCGGAAGGGACTTTCATCCAGAAAGCCCGCGTTCTGGTTCCTCGGCAGCCTGTTGATACGGACCAGCATTGTCATAGCTGGACTCTACTTCGTCTCGGATAGCCATTGGGAGAGATTGCTAACATGCCTGTTTGGGTTTTTTGTTATGCGCCATATAATAGTCAGGCTTACCAGACTGCCAGATGAAGACTCAAACCAATTGACAAAGGAGGCCAGTAATGCGACTTAG
- a CDS encoding F0F1 ATP synthase subunit B family protein, producing MLIDWFTVIAQVINFLILVWLLKRFLYKPILNAVDAREKKVADELKNADAKEAEAQKEKEEFKRKNEEFDQQHNALMNKAKEEAQAERQRLFEDVREEASDLRAKQQEALRNEGQNLSQEIGRRTQQEVFNIAQKVLTDLAETSLEERTVNVFVQRLRNLKDNEKKQLASALSTSPGQVLIRTAFDLPQTQRDSIKKAIKETLGIEIQLRFETAPDLVSGIELNTDGQKVAWSIADYLTSMQKIIDELLKEQPESKAKPKPQTKNNKPRSENEFEAEKEPEAETNKPRSKTESKIENRPETDSNARIEKESETEQEPDAKQDSEFKQESETEQELDAKKV from the coding sequence ATGCTAATCGATTGGTTCACCGTCATTGCGCAGGTGATCAACTTCCTCATCCTGGTGTGGTTGTTGAAGCGTTTTCTTTACAAACCGATACTCAATGCAGTCGACGCACGCGAGAAGAAGGTCGCAGATGAACTTAAGAATGCGGATGCAAAAGAAGCAGAAGCTCAAAAAGAGAAAGAAGAATTCAAGCGTAAGAACGAAGAGTTCGACCAGCAGCACAATGCTCTCATGAACAAGGCAAAGGAAGAAGCACAGGCCGAACGTCAGCGGCTTTTCGAAGATGTGAGGGAGGAAGCCTCCGATTTGAGAGCAAAACAACAGGAGGCATTAAGGAACGAAGGACAGAACTTAAGTCAGGAAATCGGCCGCCGGACACAACAGGAAGTATTTAACATAGCTCAAAAAGTACTGACCGATCTGGCTGAAACCAGTCTGGAAGAACGCACAGTTAACGTGTTTGTTCAAAGGCTGCGCAATCTGAAAGATAATGAAAAGAAGCAGTTAGCCTCAGCGCTCAGTACATCACCAGGTCAGGTGCTCATCCGTACTGCATTTGATCTTCCACAAACACAGCGTGATTCTATTAAAAAGGCGATTAAAGAAACTCTTGGTATAGAAATTCAACTCAGGTTTGAGACTGCACCAGACCTTGTCAGTGGTATCGAATTAAACACAGACGGACAAAAAGTTGCGTGGAGCATTGCGGATTATCTTACATCGATGCAAAAAATTATAGACGAACTGCTGAAAGAACAGCCTGAGAGTAAAGCCAAACCCAAACCTCAAACCAAAAATAATAAACCCAGATCGGAAAACGAATTCGAGGCTGAAAAGGAGCCTGAGGCTGAGACTAATAAACCCAGATCGAAAACTGAATCCAAAATTGAAAACAGACCTGAAACTGATTCTAATGCCCGGATCGAAAAAGAGTCAGAGACTGAACAAGAGCCTGATGCAAAACAAGATTCAGAGTTTAAACAAGAGTCAGAGACTGAACAAGAACTTGATGCAAAAAAAGTCTGA
- a CDS encoding F0F1 ATP synthase subunit epsilon: protein MNSELMNAGIINSRLINLTILLPFQVFAEKKGVSRIVAEGREGSFGLLPHRLDCVAALEPGILTYETESEGEIYVAVDEGVLIKTGQDVLVSVRDAIFGTDLSQLQEAVEKEFLTLDENEQKIRSVMVKLETGLIRRLAEFRNV from the coding sequence ATGAATTCAGAACTCATGAACGCAGGAATCATAAATTCAAGACTTATTAATCTTACGATTCTTCTGCCTTTCCAGGTCTTTGCCGAAAAAAAAGGCGTATCACGCATAGTCGCAGAGGGCCGCGAGGGCTCATTTGGGCTCTTGCCACACCGACTCGATTGTGTCGCGGCTCTGGAGCCTGGAATTCTAACATACGAAACCGAATCCGAGGGCGAGATTTATGTGGCAGTCGATGAAGGCGTACTCATCAAGACCGGTCAGGATGTACTTGTCTCTGTACGTGATGCCATTTTCGGGACAGACTTAAGCCAATTACAAGAGGCTGTAGAGAAAGAGTTTTTGACTTTAGATGAAAACGAGCAAAAAATTCGTTCGGTAATGGTAAAATTGGAAACCGGGCTTATACGCCGCTTAGCGGAGTTTCGAAATGTCTGA
- a CDS encoding F0F1 ATP synthase subunit C, whose translation MALDTYTTIIAVASIATSGITIGIGVIGPAIGEGRAVATALSSLAQQPDASATITRTLFVGLAMIESLSIYCFVVSMILIFANPFWNRALA comes from the coding sequence ATGGCTTTGGACACCTATACAACCATAATCGCGGTGGCATCAATCGCCACTTCTGGTATCACAATAGGTATTGGGGTTATCGGACCCGCAATTGGTGAAGGGCGAGCTGTTGCGACGGCCCTGAGCTCACTGGCACAGCAACCCGACGCTTCGGCGACCATTACCAGGACGCTGTTCGTTGGCCTTGCTATGATTGAGTCTCTGTCTATCTATTGTTTCGTTGTCTCAATGATTCTCATTTTTGCCAACCCGTTCTGGAACCGTGCACTTGCCTGA